The DNA sequence GTGCCGGCCGCCAGTTCGACCAAAGTCACATCGGCGCGGCTCCAGTTCTTGTAGCCGGCGGTGGCGGTGCCGATGCGGACGCCGGTGATCGGCGCCAGGGCGGGGAAGGGGCGGGCGAGGGGCGAAATGGTCATGCCGGCGTCTTGCCGAGCAGCGGCGCCGAAGTCGAGAGCCGACTGGCGGCATTGACTCAAACCCGCGCTGCCCCTATGGGCGACGACTTGATTTTGCGGCCTCGCGCCGTGCACCCATCGCCTGCGGGATTTTGACATGAAGCGTACCTATCAGCCCTCGAAGCTCGTTCGCGCCCGCCGCCACGGCTTTCGCGCCCGCATGGCGACCGTCGGTGGCCGCAATGTCATCCGCAACCGCCGCGCCCAGGGCCGCAAGAAGCTGTCCGCCTAACGCTGGCGCATGCCGCGATGACGCCTGAGACGATCAGGCTGCGGCGCGATTTCCTCGCCGCCAACAAGGCGCGGCGGGTGGTGATGCCCGGCTTCATCCTGCTCGTTCGCCCGCGCAACGACGGCGACCCCAAGATTCGCGCCGGCTATACGGTGACCAAGAAGATCGGCGGCGCCGTCGTCCGCAACCGCATGAAGCGGCGTTTTCGCAGCCTGGCGCGGGCGCTGCTGCCGACGCAGGGCCTGGCCGGTGCCGATCATGTGCTGATCGGCCGCGAAGACGCCCGGACCCGCGATTTCGCCAGCCTCCACGCCGATCTCGAACGCGCGCTCGCCAAGGCGACCCGGTGAACATCGTCAGCCGCGTGCTCATCGTCCCGATTCGCATCTGGCAGCTGACGTTTTCGAAGCTACTGCCGCCGACCTGCCGCTTTTCGCCGTCATGCTCGGCCTATACGATCGAGGCGTTGCGGCGGCACGGGCCGTTGAAGGGCCTTTGGCTCGGGGCACGCCGCCTCGGCCGCTGCCACCCCTGGGGACCATCGGGCTATGACCCGGTCCCCTGACACGCTATAGGGCGCTGCCACTGCTGTCCGGCCCTGCCTGCCGGACTCGCCATTTGCCGAAGAGAACCGAGTTTGTGAGCAAAGACACGCGCAACATCATTCTCGCCTTCCTGCTGTCGGCGCTGGTGCTGATGGGCTGGCAGATCGCGGCGGACCGCTATTTTCCGGCCGCTGTCGCACCGCCGGCGGTGGTGGCGGACAGTTCCGCGCCGGCGGCGCCAGCCGCGACGCCGGGCGTCGTGGCAGCGCCGGGCGGCGCCGTCCCCGGGGTCGGCGCCGCCGCCGCCAGTGGCGATCGCGCCACCATTCTGGCCGCCACGCCGCGCGTGACCATCGCCACGCCGCGCGTGTCGGGGTCGATCAACCTCAAGGGTGCGCGCTTCGACGATCTGGTGCTGCCGCCCTATCGGTTGACCATCCTCAA is a window from the Polymorphobacter fuscus genome containing:
- the yidD gene encoding membrane protein insertion efficiency factor YidD, with product MVSRVLIVPIRIWQLTFSKLLPPTCRFSPSCSAYTIEALRRHGPLKGLWLGARRLGRCHPWGPSGYDPVP
- the rnpA gene encoding ribonuclease P protein component, encoding MTPETIRLRRDFLAANKARRVVMPGFILLVRPRNDGDPKIRAGYTVTKKIGGAVVRNRMKRRFRSLARALLPTQGLAGADHVLIGREDARTRDFASLHADLERALAKATR
- the rpmH gene encoding 50S ribosomal protein L34; this encodes MKRTYQPSKLVRARRHGFRARMATVGGRNVIRNRRAQGRKKLSA